The Medicago truncatula cultivar Jemalong A17 chromosome 4, MtrunA17r5.0-ANR, whole genome shotgun sequence genome includes a region encoding these proteins:
- the LOC25491188 gene encoding probable protein phosphatase 2C 60: protein MGIYLSTPKTEKASEDGENGMLRFGLSSMQGWRASMEDAHAAHPYLDESTSYFGVYDGHGGKAVSKFCAKFLHQQVLRHEAYLAGDIATSLQKSFLRMDEMMRGQRGWRELAVLGDKMEKLSGMLEGFIWSPRSSEANERADEWAFEEGPHSDFSGPNCGSTACVAVIRGNKLVVANAGDSRCVLSRKGQAHNLSKDHKPDLEVEKDRILKAGGFIQVGRVNGSLNLARAIGDMEFKQNKYLPAEKQVVTADPDVTSVELCKDDEFLVIACDGIWDCMSSQQLVDFIHGQLKTENKLSVVCEKVFDRCLAPTAGGEGCDNMTMILIQFKNPLTSDASVTDQPESSVQPTPLPPAQQSESDRKLD from the exons ATGGGGATATATCTGAGTACCCCGAAAACAGAGAAGGCCTCTGAAGATGGTGAGAATGGCATGCTTCGCTTTGGTTTGTCTTCCATGCAGGGTTGGCGTGCTTCTATGGAAGATGCT CATGCAGCTCATCCGTATCTGGACGAGTCTACGTCTTACTTTGGTGTTTATGATGGCCATGGAG GTAAAGCTGTTTCAAAATTTTGTGCCAAGTTTCTACACCAGCAGGTGCTTAGGCATGAAGCTTATTTAGCTGGAGATATAGCCACGTCTTTACAGAAATCTTTCCTCAG AATGGATGAGATGATGCGTGGACAAAGAGGGTGGAGAGAATTAGCAGTCTTGGGAGATAAAATGGAAAAGTTGTCTGGTATGCTTGAGGGGTTTATATGGTCTCCCAGGAGTAGTGAAGCCAATGAACGTGCCGATGAGTGGGCTTTTGAGGAG GGACCCCATTCTGATTTCAGTGGGCCTAACTGTGGAAGCACGGCGTGTGTGGCTGTCATCAGAGGAAACAAACTTGTTGTTGCAAATGCTGGTGATTCTAGATGTGTGTTATCAAGGAAAGGCCAG GCACACAATTTGTCTAAAGATCACAAGCCTGATCTTGAGGTTGAGAAAGACAGGATTCTAAAAGCTGGCGGTTTCATCCAAGTTGGACGAGTCAATGGAAGTTTGAACTTGGCTAGAGCAATTG GAGATATGGAATTCAAGCAGAACAAGTATTTGCCTGCTGAAAAGCAGGTTGTGACTGCTGATCCTGACGTAACTTCG GTTGAGCTTTGCAAAGATGATGAGTTTCTTGTGATAGCTTGTGATGGGATATG GGATTGCATGTCCAGCCAGCAGCTTGTGGACTTCATACATGGCCAGTTAAAGACG GAGAATAAACTTTCTGTGGTTTGTGAGAAAGTATTCGATAGGTGCTTGGCACCAACAGCTGGTGGTGAGGGATGTGATAACATGACCATGATCTTGATTCAGTTCAAAAATCCTCTGACTTCAGATGCTTCTGTCACAGACCAGCCTGAGTCATCTGTTCAACCCACTCCATTACCTCCGGCACAACAGTCTGAATCTGACAGAAAGTTAGATTAA